A window of the Arthrobacter sp. Marseille-P9274 genome harbors these coding sequences:
- the cofC gene encoding 2-phospho-L-lactate guanylyltransferase, whose product MPLTRTSRAPVGPWTLVVPFKGGPEAKSRLGHASQASPGLRPDVRSRLALAFLSDTVAAARAVPEVADIVIVSSDAALLTAIPDIILVADPGQGLNAAVTAGIEWASAQVPNRPMAALTGDLPCLLPHDLAAGLAAAREHPRSLVADRHGTGTTLLTALPGQKLIPRFGTGSCHAHTRAGHALLPIPGASTLRLDVDSVEDLNTALRRGTGHHTRSTMLRPPPRAYGARLSDNHPPLIAAAVRSARLAASVLPVP is encoded by the coding sequence ATGCCGCTGACACGCACGTCGAGGGCGCCGGTCGGGCCGTGGACCCTCGTGGTGCCCTTTAAAGGAGGCCCCGAAGCCAAAAGCAGGCTCGGGCACGCCTCGCAGGCCAGCCCCGGATTACGTCCCGACGTGCGCAGCCGCCTCGCCCTCGCCTTCCTGTCCGACACGGTCGCTGCCGCTCGGGCCGTCCCCGAAGTGGCGGACATCGTGATCGTCTCCTCCGACGCGGCCCTGCTCACCGCCATCCCGGACATCATTCTGGTCGCCGACCCCGGACAAGGACTCAACGCCGCCGTGACGGCGGGCATCGAATGGGCCAGCGCACAGGTACCGAACCGCCCGATGGCCGCACTGACCGGGGATCTGCCCTGCCTTCTTCCCCATGATCTGGCCGCGGGCCTCGCCGCGGCCAGGGAACACCCGCGTTCCCTGGTGGCGGACCGCCACGGTACTGGCACGACTCTGCTCACCGCCCTGCCGGGCCAGAAGCTCATCCCCCGGTTCGGCACCGGCTCGTGCCACGCCCACACCCGCGCCGGTCATGCTCTGCTCCCCATCCCGGGCGCCTCCACGCTTCGCCTGGACGTCGATAGCGTCGAGGACCTCAACACGGCGCTTCGCCGCGGCACGGGCCACCACACCCGCTCCACCATGCTGCGCCCTCCACCCCGCGCTTACGGCGCCCGCCTGTCCGACAATCACCCACCCCTCATTGCGGCAGCCGTCAGATCCGCTCGGCTGGCTGCTTCTGTCCTTCCGGTTCCGTAA
- a CDS encoding coenzyme F420-0:L-glutamate ligase, with protein sequence MSGLSITALDGIPEIGPGDDLAALIGDAFAASTEGLRGGDILVVTSKIVSKAEGRQVPAVDREAAITAESVRLVASRAHPGGMTRIVENRQGLVLAAAGVDNSNTPDGTILLLPKDPDASARRLCLALRQRFGVALGVILSDTLGRPWREGQTDAAIGAAGIRVLEDYRGTRDAHGNLLAVSAAAVADEIAGAADLVKGKAAGRPVALVRGLDHLVLPEPDSAGPTGTARGLVRAAENDMFRLGSDEAYALGFADGQAAAAALQPVTSAVPEEAASGRISK encoded by the coding sequence ATGTCCGGCCTTTCCATCACCGCACTTGACGGCATCCCAGAAATCGGCCCTGGCGACGACCTGGCGGCCCTCATCGGAGATGCCTTCGCCGCCTCAACCGAAGGCCTCCGAGGCGGTGACATCCTCGTGGTCACCAGCAAGATCGTCTCCAAGGCCGAGGGCCGCCAGGTGCCCGCCGTCGACCGGGAAGCGGCGATCACCGCCGAATCCGTGCGCCTGGTCGCCAGCCGCGCGCATCCCGGGGGCATGACCCGCATCGTCGAAAACCGGCAGGGGCTGGTACTGGCCGCCGCCGGGGTCGACAACAGCAACACCCCGGACGGCACCATCCTGCTGCTGCCCAAGGACCCGGACGCTTCGGCCCGCAGACTCTGCCTGGCCCTGCGCCAACGATTCGGCGTGGCCCTGGGCGTGATCCTCAGCGACACATTGGGCCGCCCGTGGCGTGAAGGCCAGACGGACGCCGCAATAGGTGCCGCAGGTATCCGCGTCCTCGAAGACTACCGGGGAACACGCGATGCCCACGGCAACCTTCTCGCCGTCTCCGCCGCCGCCGTCGCCGATGAAATCGCAGGCGCAGCAGACCTCGTCAAGGGCAAAGCCGCCGGCCGGCCCGTCGCCCTCGTCCGCGGACTGGACCACCTCGTGCTCCCCGAGCCCGACAGTGCCGGCCCGACCGGCACTGCGCGCGGGTTGGTCCGAGCAGCCGAAAACGACATGTTCCGGCTCGGCAGCGATGAAGCGTACGCCCTTGGATTTGCCGACGGACAAGCAGCAGCGGCAGCCCTACAACCAGTGACCAGCGCCGTTCCCGAAGAGGCGGCATCCGGACGGATCAGCAAATGA
- a CDS encoding MFS transporter yields MTAEVSASETSRGRAGSASKRDIRRIVAGGVAGQVVEFYDYALYGLLAASIARVFFPSGDPALGILSAFAVFGVANFMRPLGGLVLGPLGDRVGRRTVLVISVTTISISTFLVGVLPTEAAIGVAAPILLVLLRLAQGFSAGGEVISVVTYISEHAPAKRRGFYTSFLQSGATFSFLMASAVVLLVTAWAPGDAFDVWGWRVPFLLALPLGGVAIYLRLKLEESPVFIQLRSEGELSKRPLREALFETPWLIVQGIAVVALTFSANFIFLSYFPTYLKGQGFTSQDAFLATTIGLVASVALHPVVGLLSDRFGRKQVAVASAVFFLLLSWPLFVMLSSGSLGLVILALGGMALGLGGAVAVLICFFTEFTSSRTRMATFAIGYNIGGAVFGGTALFLVQLLVIQTGDARSPSYFLMCAAAITLAALLTIRSYAKPGEALR; encoded by the coding sequence ATGACAGCCGAGGTATCCGCTTCCGAGACATCCCGGGGCCGTGCGGGTTCCGCTTCCAAAAGGGATATCCGCCGCATTGTCGCCGGTGGGGTGGCCGGCCAAGTTGTCGAGTTCTACGACTACGCGCTCTACGGGCTGCTCGCGGCATCGATCGCACGGGTCTTCTTCCCTTCCGGCGATCCGGCCCTCGGCATCCTCTCGGCCTTCGCCGTCTTCGGCGTCGCCAACTTCATGCGGCCGCTCGGCGGGCTCGTCCTGGGACCGCTGGGCGACCGTGTGGGCAGGCGGACGGTTCTTGTCATCTCGGTCACCACCATCTCCATCAGCACCTTCCTCGTCGGGGTCTTACCCACCGAAGCCGCCATCGGCGTGGCGGCGCCCATCCTGCTGGTACTGCTGCGGCTGGCTCAGGGATTCTCCGCCGGCGGTGAGGTCATCTCCGTGGTCACATACATCTCGGAGCACGCGCCGGCGAAGCGCCGCGGCTTCTACACTTCCTTCCTCCAAAGTGGTGCGACGTTCTCCTTCCTCATGGCCTCCGCTGTCGTCCTGCTGGTCACGGCGTGGGCACCCGGCGATGCGTTCGATGTTTGGGGCTGGCGCGTGCCATTCCTGCTCGCGCTTCCCCTGGGCGGGGTGGCCATCTACCTCCGGTTGAAGCTCGAGGAAAGCCCCGTCTTCATCCAGCTCCGGAGCGAAGGCGAGCTGTCCAAGCGGCCCTTGCGCGAGGCCCTTTTCGAGACGCCGTGGCTGATCGTCCAGGGTATCGCCGTCGTGGCGCTGACCTTTTCAGCGAACTTCATCTTCCTGTCCTACTTCCCCACGTACCTCAAGGGGCAGGGGTTCACCAGCCAGGATGCCTTCCTGGCCACCACCATCGGCCTCGTCGCCAGCGTGGCACTGCACCCGGTGGTCGGGTTGCTGTCCGACCGCTTCGGCCGGAAGCAGGTCGCCGTCGCCTCGGCAGTCTTCTTCTTGCTGCTCAGCTGGCCGCTCTTCGTCATGCTCTCCTCCGGCTCCCTGGGCCTGGTCATCCTGGCCCTCGGTGGCATGGCGTTGGGCCTGGGCGGCGCCGTGGCGGTCCTGATCTGCTTCTTCACGGAGTTCACGTCGTCGAGGACCCGGATGGCCACCTTTGCGATCGGATACAACATCGGCGGCGCGGTGTTCGGCGGGACGGCATTGTTCCTCGTCCAGCTTCTCGTGATACAGACCGGAGATGCCCGTTCGCCGTCCTACTTCCTCATGTGTGCGGCAGCGATCACGCTGGCCGCGCTCCTGACTATCCGCAGCTACGCTAAACCCGGCGAGGCGCTGCGCTAG
- a CDS encoding cytochrome b/b6 domain-containing protein — MSASTSTRPAPPKNKWFKLVWILPAALVALLAVVLVAKGLRELPAVQSFLADYPGESELPHGAPVGFPAWLAWQHFLNAFFMLLIIRSGWLVRTTTRPPGYWTRNNRGLIKTKNPPTKMSLHLWFHLSLDVLWVLNGLIFYVLLFATGQWTRVVPTSWDVFPNAVSAALQYASLDWPLENGWVNYNALQLLTYFITIFVAAPLAIITGLRMSSAWPKQAGINKAYPIELARAVHLPVMFYFVAFIIVHVTLVLTTGALRNLNHMYAARDDGGWLGFWLFAASLVVMILAWVAVRPILLRPIASLTGSVTR; from the coding sequence ATGTCTGCATCGACTTCGACAAGACCCGCGCCTCCCAAGAACAAGTGGTTCAAGCTGGTCTGGATCCTGCCCGCCGCCCTCGTTGCACTTCTTGCCGTCGTCCTCGTTGCCAAAGGCCTCCGCGAGCTCCCGGCCGTCCAGTCCTTTCTTGCGGACTACCCCGGTGAATCGGAGCTGCCCCATGGAGCGCCCGTCGGGTTTCCTGCCTGGCTGGCCTGGCAGCACTTCCTGAACGCGTTCTTTATGCTCTTGATTATCCGTAGCGGCTGGCTGGTCCGGACCACCACGCGGCCGCCGGGGTATTGGACGCGCAACAACCGCGGCTTGATCAAGACCAAGAATCCGCCGACCAAGATGAGCCTGCACCTCTGGTTCCATCTCAGCCTGGACGTGCTCTGGGTACTCAACGGGCTCATCTTCTACGTCCTGCTCTTCGCCACCGGCCAGTGGACCCGGGTAGTCCCCACGAGCTGGGATGTCTTCCCCAACGCCGTCTCCGCCGCCCTGCAATACGCGTCGCTTGACTGGCCGCTGGAGAACGGCTGGGTCAACTACAACGCCCTACAGTTGCTGACCTACTTCATCACGATCTTCGTCGCGGCGCCGCTGGCCATCATCACCGGGCTGCGGATGTCCTCGGCGTGGCCCAAGCAGGCCGGGATCAACAAGGCCTACCCGATCGAGCTGGCCCGTGCCGTGCACCTGCCGGTCATGTTCTACTTCGTCGCCTTCATCATCGTGCACGTCACGCTGGTGCTCACCACCGGTGCCCTGCGCAACCTCAACCACATGTATGCAGCAAGGGACGACGGCGGGTGGCTGGGTTTCTGGCTCTTCGCGGCCTCCCTGGTCGTGATGATCTTGGCGTGGGTGGCCGTTCGGCCCATCCTCCTGCGGCCGATCGCGTCGCTTACCGGATCCGTGACTCGCTAA
- a CDS encoding electron transfer flavoprotein subunit alpha/FixB family protein, whose protein sequence is MSNVLALIETSPDGEVRGTAASVIAAAARLGTPVAVVALAPGSSDGLGEQLGSLGAAQVYVAETEQAGRLLVTPQVEALAAAAAELEPSAIVAVNSVEGRDVAGRIAVRLRAGLVTDAVDLRLEGDRIIAAHSVFGGAFNVESTVEGGPAVITIRQGAIEDRAIPTSAAVTTAAVVADAAGSAIIDRVKDAVVTSSRPDLRGADKVVSGGRGLGSKDNFVLVEQLADALGAAVGASRAAVDAGYVPQSYQVGQTGTSVSPQLYIALGISGAIQHRAGMQTSKTIVAINKDPESPIFDIADFGVVGDVFAVVPQLIKVIEARAS, encoded by the coding sequence ATGTCCAACGTACTCGCGCTCATCGAAACCTCGCCGGATGGAGAGGTACGCGGCACTGCCGCCTCGGTTATCGCCGCGGCAGCCAGGCTCGGCACTCCCGTTGCCGTTGTGGCCCTGGCGCCCGGATCCTCCGATGGACTCGGCGAACAGCTCGGGTCGCTCGGCGCGGCACAGGTGTACGTCGCCGAAACGGAGCAGGCCGGCCGGCTGCTGGTTACCCCGCAGGTCGAAGCCCTTGCGGCCGCCGCAGCCGAGCTGGAGCCCTCCGCGATCGTGGCCGTCAATTCGGTCGAAGGCCGCGACGTCGCGGGCCGGATCGCAGTGCGGCTCCGGGCCGGACTGGTGACGGACGCCGTCGACCTGCGCCTCGAGGGTGACCGGATCATCGCCGCCCACTCCGTCTTCGGCGGCGCCTTCAACGTTGAATCCACCGTCGAGGGCGGGCCTGCGGTGATCACCATCCGCCAGGGAGCGATCGAAGACCGAGCCATCCCGACTTCGGCCGCCGTCACCACTGCCGCCGTGGTTGCGGATGCTGCCGGCTCGGCGATCATCGACAGGGTCAAGGATGCGGTCGTCACCTCGAGCCGCCCTGACCTGCGGGGCGCCGACAAGGTAGTCTCCGGTGGCCGTGGACTGGGGTCGAAGGACAACTTCGTCCTGGTCGAGCAGTTGGCCGACGCGCTCGGTGCCGCCGTCGGCGCCTCACGGGCGGCGGTCGACGCCGGCTACGTGCCTCAGTCGTACCAGGTCGGCCAGACCGGCACCTCGGTGTCCCCGCAGCTCTACATTGCGCTCGGCATCTCGGGTGCCATCCAGCACCGGGCCGGGATGCAGACGTCCAAAACCATCGTCGCGATCAACAAGGATCCGGAATCGCCGATCTTCGACATCGCCGACTTCGGTGTGGTTGGCGACGTCTTCGCCGTCGTGCCCCAGCTGATCAAGGTCATCGAGGCCCGCGCCAGCTAG
- a CDS encoding electron transfer flavoprotein subunit beta/FixA family protein yields MRIIVLMKQVPDTYGERRLDTRTGRVDREAGEAIVDEISERALEVALRYKDANKGTHVTVLSMGPTSVTAALRKGLSMGADAAIHVQDDVLEGADMGATASVIAAALARNEYNLVIAGNESTDGRGGAIPAMVAEHLGLPHLSFLDSVALSAGEVAGERATEYGTQDVRAALPAVVSITERAAEARFPNFKGIITAKRKPMSVVSLAELGLEPASVSAGACSVVLATSERPARAAGTKIVDEGNAGEQLADFLAANRLI; encoded by the coding sequence ATGAGAATCATCGTCCTCATGAAGCAGGTGCCGGACACCTATGGAGAGCGCCGTTTGGACACTAGGACCGGTCGGGTGGACCGGGAAGCCGGTGAAGCAATCGTCGATGAGATCAGCGAGCGCGCCCTCGAGGTCGCGCTCCGGTATAAGGATGCCAACAAGGGAACGCATGTTACGGTGCTCTCGATGGGCCCGACGTCGGTCACCGCGGCTCTGCGCAAGGGGCTGTCCATGGGCGCGGACGCCGCCATCCATGTGCAGGACGACGTGTTGGAGGGCGCCGACATGGGCGCCACCGCCTCGGTCATTGCGGCCGCACTGGCCCGCAATGAATACAACCTCGTCATCGCGGGCAACGAATCCACGGACGGCCGTGGCGGCGCCATCCCCGCAATGGTTGCCGAGCACCTGGGTCTCCCGCATTTGAGTTTCCTCGACTCGGTCGCTCTCTCCGCCGGGGAGGTTGCGGGGGAACGCGCCACGGAATACGGCACTCAGGACGTACGTGCGGCGCTTCCAGCGGTCGTTTCGATCACTGAACGTGCGGCGGAGGCCCGCTTCCCGAACTTCAAGGGCATCATCACCGCGAAGCGCAAGCCTATGAGCGTCGTTTCGCTGGCCGAACTTGGACTGGAGCCGGCCTCGGTATCGGCGGGGGCATGCTCTGTCGTCCTGGCCACCAGCGAACGCCCCGCCCGCGCCGCTGGAACCAAGATCGTCGACGAGGGGAACGCGGGCGAGCAGCTCGCCGACTTTCTGGCCGCCAACCGCCTGATCTAA
- a CDS encoding SDR family NAD(P)-dependent oxidoreductase: MSTEIPNAFDLKGRVALVTGGSRGLGRAMALGLARAGADIIVASRKGEACEEFAREIEAETGRQAMGFGVHVGRWDDLESLVDASYGRFGRVDVLVNNAGMSPLYDSVDSISEELFDKVIDVNLKGPFRLSSLIGTRMAAGGGGSIINISSAAAVHPKPHVLPYAAAKAGLNALTIGLAHTFGPTVRCNAIMAGTFLTDVSKAWDEEAFARRAQAFALRRGGRPEEIVGTALYLASDASSYTTGAVIAVDGGQP; this comes from the coding sequence ATGAGTACTGAAATCCCGAATGCCTTTGATCTCAAGGGCCGCGTCGCTCTCGTGACAGGTGGGAGCCGGGGGTTGGGCCGGGCCATGGCCCTCGGCCTGGCCCGGGCGGGCGCCGACATCATCGTGGCCAGCCGCAAGGGTGAAGCCTGCGAGGAGTTTGCCCGGGAAATAGAGGCCGAAACCGGGCGGCAGGCAATGGGTTTTGGCGTGCACGTCGGCCGTTGGGATGACCTGGAGTCTCTCGTCGATGCGTCCTACGGGCGGTTCGGCAGGGTCGATGTCTTGGTCAATAATGCAGGCATGTCCCCGCTCTACGACTCCGTGGACTCAATAAGCGAGGAGCTCTTCGACAAGGTCATTGATGTGAACCTCAAGGGGCCGTTCCGTCTTTCGTCGCTCATCGGGACGAGGATGGCGGCGGGCGGCGGCGGGTCCATCATCAACATCTCGAGCGCGGCGGCTGTACATCCCAAGCCCCACGTCTTGCCGTATGCGGCGGCCAAGGCCGGCCTGAATGCGCTCACGATAGGACTAGCCCATACCTTCGGCCCCACCGTGCGCTGCAATGCAATTATGGCTGGCACGTTCCTGACCGACGTGAGCAAGGCATGGGACGAGGAAGCGTTTGCGCGGCGTGCACAGGCATTTGCCCTGCGGCGTGGAGGCCGGCCGGAGGAGATTGTCGGGACGGCGCTATATCTTGCCAGCGACGCGTCAAGTTACACCACCGGGGCGGTCATTGCCGTCGACGGCGGGCAGCCCTAG
- a CDS encoding CaiB/BaiF CoA-transferase family protein, translating into MDQPKMETPRLLEGVRVVELGSMYAAPTAGRMLRDFGAEVIKVEDPVSGDMARQWQPQKDGLALGFARLNSGKRSVGIDLRQAAGREVALDLIRGADVVIESFRPGRLEAWGMGYDVLSKINPGLVLTRVSGFGQNGPYSGRPGFGTVAETASGYAFLNGWPDTPPTAPPFGFADSIAGISAAFGTAMALFRREVSGLGSEVDVALYEPLMFILGDALLNYTSTGTIMTRVGNTSGSASPRGIYKAGDGGWLSIAASAQTIAMRLFDAMGRPELKADERYATNAARMENNSTLQEIVKAWVESMPRNKVLDTLEDYEVVAAPVNDSSDIVQDPHFLERTLVNLSGTILGNAMMTGPILHVAGSAEPSYHGVPEVGEHTEAVLGDLGIDAGALRQLRADGVVTAAS; encoded by the coding sequence ATGGACCAGCCCAAGATGGAAACCCCCCGCCTCCTTGAGGGCGTGCGGGTCGTGGAACTGGGATCGATGTATGCCGCTCCCACCGCGGGCCGCATGCTGCGCGATTTCGGCGCCGAGGTTATCAAGGTCGAGGACCCGGTCAGCGGGGACATGGCCAGGCAGTGGCAACCGCAAAAGGACGGACTGGCCCTCGGATTCGCACGCCTCAATTCCGGGAAGCGTTCCGTGGGGATCGACCTGCGCCAAGCTGCGGGGCGGGAAGTCGCGCTGGACCTGATCCGCGGTGCCGATGTGGTTATCGAGTCCTTCCGTCCGGGACGCCTTGAAGCCTGGGGCATGGGCTACGATGTCCTGTCCAAGATCAATCCCGGCCTGGTGCTGACCCGGGTCAGCGGCTTTGGCCAGAACGGCCCCTACAGCGGCAGACCGGGATTCGGCACCGTCGCCGAGACGGCCAGCGGCTACGCCTTCCTCAACGGGTGGCCGGACACGCCGCCCACGGCTCCCCCATTCGGTTTCGCCGATTCGATCGCCGGCATCTCCGCCGCATTCGGCACTGCCATGGCGTTGTTCCGCCGCGAAGTGAGCGGGCTCGGATCGGAAGTCGATGTGGCCTTGTACGAACCCTTGATGTTTATCCTCGGCGACGCCCTCCTGAACTACACGTCCACCGGCACCATCATGACCCGGGTGGGCAACACTTCCGGTTCCGCGTCCCCCCGCGGAATCTACAAGGCCGGGGATGGCGGTTGGCTCTCCATTGCGGCATCCGCCCAGACCATTGCCATGCGGCTCTTTGATGCGATGGGCCGGCCGGAACTGAAGGCCGACGAGCGTTATGCCACGAATGCGGCCCGGATGGAGAACAACTCCACGCTGCAGGAGATCGTCAAGGCCTGGGTGGAGTCGATGCCGCGGAACAAGGTGCTGGACACCCTGGAGGACTACGAAGTAGTCGCCGCGCCCGTGAACGACTCCAGCGACATCGTGCAGGATCCGCACTTTCTGGAACGCACCCTCGTCAACCTTTCCGGCACCATCCTCGGCAACGCCATGATGACGGGGCCGATCCTGCACGTCGCCGGTTCCGCCGAGCCGTCCTACCACGGCGTGCCGGAGGTCGGGGAACATACGGAGGCGGTCCTCGGGGACCTCGGAATCGACGCCGGCGCCCTACGGCAGCTCCGCGCCGACGGCGTGGTGACCGCGGCTTCATGA
- a CDS encoding FadR/GntR family transcriptional regulator has translation MTTTQTSMRPQKTAVLVAQRIVADIQRRGKNVGDRLPPERAMLEEYQIGRGTLRESLRFLELQGVIALKPGPGGGPVVQQPDGSGLATALTLLLQFENAPFRTIAESRAGLEPMMAQLAASRMSKEQLAELKFSVEHMGERIGDENEFLEMNKLFHDTIAHGSGNVMFGYLVESLLGMLDGSAMGIDYPEHRRTAVYEAHLSIYEAIAARDPAASAAAMHDHISAYARYAERKFPDLLDTPISWTSH, from the coding sequence ATGACCACGACTCAGACCTCGATGCGCCCCCAGAAGACGGCGGTGCTGGTCGCCCAACGCATCGTCGCGGACATCCAGCGTCGCGGCAAAAACGTCGGCGACAGGCTGCCCCCGGAACGCGCCATGCTCGAGGAGTACCAGATCGGACGGGGAACGCTGCGCGAGTCCCTGCGCTTCCTGGAGCTCCAGGGGGTCATCGCCCTCAAACCCGGGCCGGGTGGCGGGCCAGTTGTCCAGCAACCGGACGGAAGCGGACTCGCCACCGCACTGACTTTGCTGCTTCAGTTCGAGAACGCCCCGTTCCGCACGATCGCGGAGTCCCGGGCGGGTCTGGAACCCATGATGGCCCAGCTCGCGGCCTCCCGGATGAGCAAGGAGCAACTCGCGGAGCTCAAGTTCAGCGTGGAACACATGGGAGAGCGCATCGGCGACGAGAATGAGTTCCTGGAGATGAACAAACTCTTCCATGACACCATTGCTCACGGCTCCGGCAACGTCATGTTCGGCTACCTGGTGGAATCCCTGCTTGGCATGCTCGACGGTAGCGCCATGGGGATCGACTACCCCGAACACCGGCGGACGGCTGTCTACGAAGCACACTTGAGTATTTACGAGGCCATAGCCGCACGTGATCCGGCGGCTTCCGCCGCCGCGATGCACGACCACATCTCGGCTTACGCACGGTATGCCGAGCGGAAGTTCCCGGACCTCCTGGACACACCGATTTCCTGGACATCCCACTAG
- a CDS encoding acyl-CoA thioesterase II: MGRTLRGPDRQGLAAAAAKVPEGFWVRSLHAYFVEAGAADRGVEIDVVPIRDGRSTCWRSVRVRQGERLLLTADTTFARDSPSPSHKAAMPAVRPPEDLPNVGRTLAAFDDVHAYWNEDSAFDLRYVDAPPRLSACEAGSDQQRSSVWVRAMGSAPADRTLAAALLAYASDMCMLDPLLKPQGLWWGSGSAKGFSVDHSVWFHAPSRDG, encoded by the coding sequence GTGGGGCGCACCCTACGGGGGCCTGATCGGCAGGGGCTCGCCGCCGCTGCCGCGAAGGTCCCAGAAGGCTTCTGGGTGCGCAGCCTGCACGCCTATTTTGTCGAAGCGGGCGCGGCGGACCGGGGCGTGGAGATCGACGTCGTTCCGATCCGCGACGGCCGTTCCACCTGCTGGCGCAGCGTCCGCGTGCGACAGGGAGAACGTTTGCTGCTCACCGCAGACACTACGTTCGCCAGGGATTCCCCCAGTCCTTCCCACAAGGCTGCGATGCCGGCCGTCCGGCCGCCGGAGGATCTGCCCAACGTCGGCCGCACCCTTGCGGCTTTTGACGACGTCCATGCCTACTGGAACGAGGACTCGGCGTTTGACCTGCGCTACGTTGACGCCCCGCCACGGCTCTCCGCCTGTGAAGCAGGAAGCGACCAGCAGCGGTCTTCGGTCTGGGTCAGGGCCATGGGATCGGCGCCTGCAGACCGCACCCTCGCCGCGGCGCTCCTGGCGTACGCCAGCGATATGTGCATGCTAGACCCGTTGCTGAAACCCCAAGGACTGTGGTGGGGCAGCGGCAGCGCCAAAGGATTCTCGGTGGATCATTCAGTGTGGTTCCACGCACCGTCGCGGGACGGATGA
- a CDS encoding nuclear transport factor 2 family protein, protein MTASTLMEERIRRLEDRAAIQELGILYGFVMDERDEAGIRQIFAADATLRSQDGVFSASGIEEIVQTYLGRFAALGPTNHYSHGHVVRFDDADPNVATGLLASHAEVSRNGVAMQVALRYKDTYRRVDGKWQFADRLMSYMYYLPVAELAEGLGDPNSVRAYGDHRPADWPEALYSESGSDWLKAYL, encoded by the coding sequence ATGACAGCATCAACGTTGATGGAAGAGCGCATCCGGCGGCTTGAGGACCGCGCGGCGATCCAGGAACTCGGAATCCTCTACGGGTTCGTTATGGACGAACGCGACGAGGCCGGAATTCGCCAGATCTTTGCGGCGGACGCGACGCTGCGGTCGCAGGACGGCGTCTTCTCCGCCTCGGGAATCGAGGAGATCGTCCAGACGTACCTGGGGCGCTTCGCCGCCCTCGGCCCGACGAACCACTACAGCCACGGACACGTCGTGCGGTTCGATGACGCCGATCCAAACGTCGCTACCGGCCTGCTGGCCTCCCATGCGGAGGTGTCGCGCAATGGCGTCGCCATGCAGGTGGCGCTCAGGTACAAGGACACCTACCGCCGCGTGGATGGCAAGTGGCAGTTCGCGGATCGGCTGATGTCCTACATGTACTACCTTCCCGTCGCCGAGCTCGCCGAGGGGCTGGGGGACCCCAACAGCGTTCGGGCCTACGGGGACCACCGCCCAGCCGATTGGCCGGAAGCCCTCTACTCGGAAAGCGGCAGCGACTGGCTCAAGGCCTACCTCTAA